In a genomic window of Thermococcus celericrescens:
- a CDS encoding type I restriction endonuclease, which translates to MEELTKAVASVRRKIRSHRELYAKNEEAVKQHLIGEVFQALGWDWNNPEEVRPEERTEDGRADYALILNGEVFAYVEAKNLGVNIIKRDEPLRQLARYCFNSGVKYGILTNGAVWIAVKAFEEGSRLRDRILVTVNIEEEPLEKAVLKLSILSKSRITEMERVASLLRALELSFLGLRQEGYSEEMLIEYLTSREGMNTVPVGELKGDETPKAAYVYDGGWKLLPLQERSIKGVLLSVLLYLEKRAQGYEREEIRRAYEHIRRMSLSPETALGVLKKLEEEEKLRISVEI; encoded by the coding sequence ATGGAAGAACTTACCAAGGCCGTGGCCAGCGTCAGGAGGAAAATCCGTTCACACAGGGAACTCTACGCCAAGAACGAGGAGGCGGTGAAGCAGCACCTCATCGGTGAGGTTTTTCAGGCACTGGGATGGGATTGGAACAACCCCGAAGAGGTCAGGCCGGAGGAGCGGACGGAGGACGGGAGGGCGGACTACGCGCTCATCCTCAATGGCGAGGTCTTTGCCTACGTCGAGGCCAAGAACCTCGGGGTTAACATAATCAAACGGGACGAGCCCCTCCGCCAGCTGGCGCGCTACTGCTTCAACTCCGGCGTTAAATACGGCATCCTCACGAACGGTGCCGTGTGGATAGCGGTGAAGGCCTTTGAAGAGGGCTCCCGTCTGAGGGACAGGATTCTCGTCACCGTCAACATCGAGGAAGAGCCCCTTGAGAAGGCCGTGCTGAAGCTGTCTATTCTCTCGAAGTCCAGGATAACCGAGATGGAGAGGGTTGCCTCCCTTCTGAGGGCACTTGAACTGAGCTTTCTGGGGCTCAGGCAGGAGGGCTACTCCGAGGAGATGCTGATCGAGTACCTGACGTCGCGGGAGGGCATGAACACGGTTCCCGTTGGAGAGCTGAAGGGGGACGAGACACCCAAGGCAGCCTATGTCTATGACGGTGGATGGAAGCTCCTTCCCCTCCAGGAAAGGAGTATCAAGGGGGTTCTTCTCTCCGTCCTGCTGTACCTGGAGAAGCGCGCCCAGGGGTACGAGCGGGAGGAGATACGGAGGGCCTACGAGCACATCAGGAGAATGTCGCTTAGCCCCGAGACCGCCCTGGGTGTACTCAAAAAGCTGGAGGAAGAGGAAAAGCTGAGGATATCGGTTGAGATTTGA